Within the Opitutaceae bacterium TAV5 genome, the region GCTAAACTGTGGGAGAACGATTTATCCGGGTGGAGAGTCGGACCGGTTGATGGATCAGACGTTGATGGTGATGTCCACGCCCGAAGGGAGGTTGAGCTTCTTGAGCTCGTCCACGGTCTGGGCGGTGGGTTCGATGATGTCGATGAGGCGCTTGTGAGTGCGCGACTCAAACTGCTCCATGGATTTTTTGTCCACGTGCGGGGAGCGGTTGACAGAGAGCTTTTCGATACGCGCCGGGAGCGGAATCGGGCCGGAGACACGGGCTCCGGAGCGTTTGGCGGTCTCGACGATCTCCGAGGCGGACTGGTCGATGACACGATAGTCGAAACCCTGGAGTTTGATGCGAATGCGTTGGCCTTTCATGGCTGTAAAAGAACGGTGGGAAGGTTGCGGTTAGCTGCGGGCGGGAGCCCGGCTGGAGGACTCGACGATCTTGGCGAGGAGGTTGGACGGCACTTGCTCGAAATGCGACGGCGTGATGGAGGCGCTGGCGCGGCCTTTCGAGAGGGAGCGGATGTCGGTCACGTAGCCGAAGAGAAGCTCGAGGGGAACGTGGGCGCTGACGATGGCGGCGCCGTTCTTGTTCTCGATTCCCTGGATGGTGCCACGGCGACGGTTGATGTCGCCCATGAGATCGCCCTGGTATTCTTCGGGCGTGGTCAGCTCGACGCCCATGATGGGTTCGAGGAGGATGGGCTTGGCGGCTTTCATCGCCTCCTTGAAGGCGAAAATGCCGGCCATCTTGAAGGCGATTTCCGACGAGTCGACCGGGTGGAAGGAACCGTCCACGATGCGCACCTTGACGTCCACGACCGGATAGCCGGCGACGACGCCGTTGTTGGTGCCTTCGAGGATGCCGTCGGTCGTGGGCTTGATGAACTCTTTCGGGATGACGCCGCCGACGATCTCGTTGATGACTTCGACGCCCTTGCCCTTTTCGTTGGGCTCGATCTTGACGACGGCGTGGCCGTACTGGCCTTTGCCACCGGTCTGGCGGATGAATTTGCCTTCGCCATCGGCGTTGCCGGTCACCGTCTCGCGATAGGCGATCTGCGGTTTGCCGGAGGTGGCCTCGACCTTGAACTCGCGCTTGAGACGGTCGATGATGATTTCGAGGTGGAGCTCACCCATGCCGGAGAGGATCGTCTGGCCGGTGTCGGCATCCGTCTTCACCTTGAGGGTCGGATCTTCGGCCACGAGGCGCTGGAGTCCGGTCGAGAGTTTCTCCTGGTCGGCCTTCGAGTTGGGCTCGATCGACATGGAGATAACGGGCTCGGGGAAGGACGGCGGCTCGAGGCGGATGTCGAGATCTTCGTCACAAAGGGTGTCGCCGGTGATGACATCCTTGACGCCGACAAGGGCGCAGATGTCGCCGGAATAGGCGGTATCGATTTCCTCGCGATCCATGGCGCGCATCAGGAGGAGGCGGCTGCAACGTTCGCTGCGGCGGGTGCGGGGATTGTAGAGTGAAGTGCCCTTGAGGAGCCTGCCGGTGTAGACGCGGTAGAACACCAGCTTGCCGACGAACGGATCGGTCCAGAGCTTGAAGGCGAGGCCGGCCAGCTTGTTGTTGTCGTCGGCGGAGACAAACACCTCTTCGCCGTCGCTGTTCACGCCGGTCATCGGCGGGAGATCGAGCGGATTGGGCAGGTAGTTGACGACGCAGTCGAGAAGACGCTGCACGCCCTTCTTCTTGAAGGCCGAACCGGGAATGACACCCGTGAACTTGAGCGAGATGGTCGCCTTGCGGACGGCCGGAAGAAGCTCTTCCGGAGTGATCTCGCCGCCGTCGAGGTACTTCTCGGCGAGGGCGTCGTCGAAATCGGAAACGGCCTCGATGAGCGCATCACGATACGACTTGGCGTCGTCCACGAGGTCGGCCGGGATCGGGTGGCGCGTCGGATTCAGGTCAAGGTCCGTCGGATCGGTAAAGATGTACGCGCAGTTCTGCACGAGATCGACGAGACCGGTGAAGTTTTCCTCGTTGCCGATGGGCAGGAAGAGAGCGTGGGCATTGGCCTTGAGCTTCTCGCGCATCTCGTCGATGGCGCGGAAGAAATTGGCGCCCGTGCGATCCATCTTGTTGATGAAGGCGATGCGGGGGACGCCGTACTTGTTGGCCTGGCGCCAGACCGTCTCGGACTGGGGCTGCACGCCGGCGACGGCGCAGAACACGGCGATGGCACCGTCGAGCACACGCATGGAGCGCTCGACCTCGGCCGTGAAGTCCACGTGGCCGGGAGTGTCGATGATGTTGATGCGCTGCTTGATTCCCTTCCAGGGACCGCAGGAGGCATTCCACGCGCAGGAAATGGCGGCGGCGGTGATGGTGATGCCGCGCTCGCGCTCCTGCTCCATCCAGTCGGTGACGGCGGTGCCTTCATGCACCTCGCCCATCTTGTGGACGGTGCCGGAATAAAAAAGGATGCGCTCGGAAGTGGTGGTCTTGCCGGCGTCGATGTGCGCGGCGATGCCGATGTTACGGGTCCATTCGAGCGGGAACGGACGCTCCTTGGCGTTGGCCTTGGAGATCCTGGACTTCTCCGTAACGATGGTAATCTCGGGTGCTTGAGCTACTTGGGACATGGTGGGTCTCTTTTCCGGATTACCAGCGGAGGTGGGCGAAGGCGCGATTGGCCTGGGCCATCTTGTGAGTGTCTTCCTTTTTCTTCACAACACCGCCGGTGTTGTTGTAGGCGTCGACGATCTCGTTGGCGAGGGCGTCCTTCATGGGCACGCCTTTGCGGGCGGAAGCCGCCGCAACGATCCAGCGCAGGGCAAGGCTCTCCTGGCGTTCGTAGGAAATCTCGATCGGCACCTGGTAGGTGGCGCCACCGACGCGGCGGCTCTTCACCTCGAGGCGGGGACGGGCGTTCTCCATCGCGCCGATGAGCAGATCGACCGGGTCACCCTTTTCGAGCTTGGCGGAGACTTTTTCGAACGCGCCGTAGACGATGCGTTCGGCAAGGTTCTTTTTACCGTCCTGCATGACGACAGTGACGAGGTGGGCAACGAGCGTGCTGTTATAACGGATATCCGGCTCGGTGTTGCGCTTGGTTGCTCTGTGGCGGCGTGACATGGCTATGAAAGATCAGGTTGGGTGGATCGACTGGATCGGCTGAAAAAACTTACTTCTTCTCCTTCGGGCGTTTGACGCCGTACTTGGAGCGGGAGCGACGACGCTTTTCGACACCGGTGGCGTCGAGCGTGCCGCGGACGATATGGTAACGGACGCCGGGCAAGTCCTTCACACGGCCGCCGCGCACGAGCACGATGGAGTGCTCCTGGAGGTTGTGGCCCTCGTCGGGGATGTAGGAGATCACTTCGCTGCCGTTGGTCAGGCGGACCTTGGCGACCTTGCGGATGGCAGAGTTCGGCTTCTTGGGGGTGCGGGTCATAACCTGCACGCAAACGCCGCGGCGGAAAGGATTACTGTCCAGAGCGGGCGATTTCGATTTCACGCGAATCTGGCGGCGGCCCTTGCGCACGAGTTGGTTGATGGTTGGCATAGCGAAATGGTGGCTTTGAAAAGTGGAAAAAGGCGAAGAAAGTACGTTGCCGATTTTTGACGGCAAGAACTTTTTCATTAATTGGCGAAAATCGCGAAAACGCCCGCAACCGGCACTGCGGCGATGGATGCAACTGGCCATCATCCGGGCACGAAAGCGGTGGCGCGAAGGGACAGTCGTCTGCGAACACGCCTCCGGGCACAAGGAGAAAAATGTAGGGACGCGAAAATAAAGAACTTCGGGCCAAGCCCCGAGGATCGGAGCGGCGGCGTCTCGCCGCCGCTCCGACAAGCCGAAGCACGCTTCGGGGTACCAGACCCAGGGGAATAACCGTCTTTCGATAACAGGGCGTCCGCTTTTCCGTTTCCGGGGCAAAAAAAGACGCCCGGCGGTGAGGCCGGGCGTCATAACGTCGTGGAGCTAGGCTCAACAACGACGTTTGTGGCGGGAGGACCTTTAAGGAAGGAGATCACTCCCCTTCCACGCAAGGCATTTTTTCACGCAAGATGAATTTTCCCTGGCGCATGCACCCGTCGTCGCCGGGCTCAGAGTTCCTCGACGATGACTTCCGTGCGGCGGTTATTGATTGTCAGGGCGTAATGCGCAGCCCCGGCAGGCTTCGCGACGGGACGGGGTGCCGCCGGCGGCACCGGAGCGACCGTCGCCGCAACGGCGGGAGAGGCCGCGGGCGCCGGAGCGGCGGCGGCGGGTTGCGGCTTCTTCTTGCGGTCGTAGTGCTCCTTCAACTGCATCGGGAACATCGCGTGGATCACGGCATGTTCGTCATCGTCGGGGAGGCCGAGTTCGCGGAGCCTGGCCTTGAGATCGTTCATGCGCGGCTTGAGCAGGTCGGCGGGGCGGCAGGTGATCACGGGCTTGCCGGTGTTTTTCGCGGCCAGCGCCTGCACCTCGGGGTCGACAGGCGCGGGCGGACGCCCGTAGTAGCCGAGAGCGATATCCATGGCGGCGGGCGCGAAGTTTTTCCAGCGTCCGAATTTTACATTAAGCACGGCCTGCGTGCCCACAATCTGCGAGGTGGGCGTGACGAGCGGTATCCAGCCGAGCGCCTTGCGGACGACCGGAATCTCGGCGAAAACCTCGTCGAAGCGGTCTTCCATTTTCAGGTCCTTGAGCTGGGTGCGGAAATTGGAGAGCATGCCGCCGGGGACCTGGTAGGTGAGCGTGTCGGTGTCGATGACCTCGTTTTTCCGGCCGGTGAATTTTTCCAGCTCGGCGTAAACTTTGGTGAAGTGGGCGCGGAGGCGGCCGAGGCGCTCCTTGTCGTAAGTCGGCCGGCGCGGGTTGCCCTCGAGGACTGCCATCATGAGCAGCGTATCCGGCTGGGCAGTACCGTTGGCGAAGGGCGTGATGGAGCAGTCCACGGCATCGACGCCCGCATTGATGGCGGCGAGGTAGGTCGGGATGCCGAGGCCGGCGGTCTCGTGCGTGTGGAGGACGACGGGGATTTTGACCTGCGCCTTGAGACCGCCAATAATGGCAGCCGCATCGGCGGGCGGGACGAGTCCGGCCATGTCTTTCAGGCAAATGGAGTGGCAACCCATTTTCTCGAGTTCGAGGCCGAGCTTGATAAAGCCTGCGACGTTGTGGACCGGCGAGGTGGTGTAGCAGATGACGCCCTGCGCGTGTTTGCCGGCGGCGATGACGGCGCGGACGGCGGTCGCGATGTTGCGGGGATCGTTGAGCGCGTCGAAGATGCGGAAGATATCCATGCCGTGTTTGGCCGACATCTTGACGAAGGCCTCGACGACATCGTCCGGAAAGTTCTCGTACTGGACGATATTCTGCCCGCGCAGGAGCATCATGTGCGGGGTCTTCGGCGTGCCGCGCTTGATGGCGTCGAGGCGGTCGAACGGGAATTCGTCGAGGAAGCGGAGACCGGAGTCGATGGTGGCGCCGCCCCAGGTTTCCAGGGCGCCGAAGCCCAGCGCATCGAGATCGGCAAGCGCAGGCAGCATCTGCGCCGTCGTCATGCGCGTGGCGGCCAGCGACTGGTGACCATCACGCAGGACGGTGTTGTTGAAGGTAACGGGATTGGTGGTCATGGGAGGGTCGGGTTCGGAGTTTCGGGTTCAGGATCCGGCGCGAGAGGACCGTGCCGGCTGGGAAGTTTTGGTAGAATCTGGAAGATTTTGGAAGATTTTTGAGCAGTGTTTTCCGGGAAAAGATCCGTGGATTCCGGGCGACCGGGTTTCGTCTTCGGCTTCCGGCGCGGGGGCGAAAAGGTTGCCGGGGTCAGTGCAGGGAACCGCGCTCGCGAAGGAGTTCGATCTGGGTGGCATCGTAGAAATGGCAGACAGGATCGTCATCGAAGGCGAGCCGGAGGCGACCGTCCGCGTCGATGCCGTGGAAATGGCCTTCGCGCGTGGCTCCCCCGAGCGCAGCCGTCAACGTGATCGCGACATGGCTGGGTGCGTCGGACCAGGCAGCGTTGAGATCGGCGGCGATGGGCGCAAATCCCTGCTCCGGATCGGCGATCATCGCGTGGGCGCGGCGGATGGCGGCGAGAATCCGGCGCAGGACGACGTCGGGATCGCAGGCAGCGTCGGGAAGGTGGTCGCAGAGGCGGGCCGTGGCGCCGGTGAGGGCGGCGTCGATGCGCTCGGGGCTGTTGGTGAGGTTCAGGCCGATGCCGATGGTGGCGGTGTCCGGCGTGAACCGTTCGACGAGCAACCCGGCGAGTTTGCGGGGGCCGATCATGATGTCGTTGGGCCAGCGGAGGCGAAGACCGGCGGTGCGGAGGCCGAGTTCGCGCAGGGCGCCGGTCACGGCCCAGCCGGCGGCGAGCGGGAGAATGGCCCAGCGGGCGCGTTCACCGGGACAGGGGAGATTGGCGGAAAGCCACAGGCCGCCGGGATCGGAGGTCCAGGCGCGGCCGGTGCGCCCGTAGGCAGCCGTCTGCACGAGGGCGCGGAGGGCATGCCAGGCCGGGAGACGTTTGCCGGCAACCGGATTGGTGGAGGGAATGCGATCGGCCGTGTGGAGCGTCCAGCCGTCAAAATGACTCACGCGACATGCCGGCAAGAGAAGGGCGGTTTCGTGAGTCACGGAGGTCATGCGTCGGGATTCCGGGGCGGAGGTTCGGTTATGGGGACCACGTCAACCGTCCCGGTGTCCTCGTCGGAAGCGGCAAAGGCGCCGTCGCGCCGGAGGCGGCGGCTGACGCCGAAACAGATGATGCCGAGACCGGCGAGGGCGAGCAGGTGGCCGGCCGTCGAGAGGACGGCGGCCGCGCGCGCGTGGTCGGGAGCCAGGGCCGGTGTCACCAGCCGCACCAGCAACGCTCCCGCCAGCGCGGCAGTGACGCCGGCGATCCAGCAGACGGAGTTGGCGCGGAAGGCGTTCATGCGCGTGGTGGTGTTGCCATTACTGCGAGAGCAGCGGGATGAGCGTCACGTAGATGCCGGTGAGGATCGCGGTGGTGATGACGCCGGAGATATTGGCGCCGAGGGCCTCGGGAAGCACGATGACATCGGGTCTGGCTTTGCTGACTTCCTTCTGGACGACCTTGGCCGTGCTCGGCACACAGCTGACACCCGCAATTCCGATCACGGGGTTGATCTTGCGTCCGCTGGCAAGATACGCGACGTAACCGCCAATGATGCCGCCCACCCCGGACAGCAGCAGCGAGAGAATGCCCAGGATCAGCAGCAGGACGACCTTCGGATCGAGAATCGTGGAGGCCTCGCACATGATACCGAGCAACACGCCCAGGAACATGGTCGCACCGTAGAGGAAAACGCTCTCGATCATGCTGGAAAACACTTTCAGCCCGGCTTCGCGGACGGCCACGCCAAGGAAGAGCGAGAAAAAGAGCGGAGCGGCCGACGGGAACAGAAGGCAGAGCACCGTGCAGGCCACGACGGCAAAGGCGAGCTTCTCGCCGGAAGTGATTTTGGCCACGGGGCGGGCCGGCATCTTGAGTCCGCGCAGCTTGGCCGGGATGAGCGCCCGGATGAGGTAGGGGTAACCGCCATACACGAGGCCGAGGTACAGGTAGGCAATGATCGTAATAGGCACCAGGAGATGTTTGGCCATCTTGAGCGCGCCAAAAAGCACCATGGGGCCGTCCGCTCCGCCAA harbors:
- the rpsJ gene encoding 30S ribosomal protein S10 (NusE; involved in assembly of the 30S subunit; in the ribosome, this protein is involved in the binding of tRNA; in Escherichia coli this protein was also found to be involved in transcription antitermination; NusB/S10 heterodimers bind boxA sequences in the leader RNA of rrn operons which is required for antitermination; binding of NusB/S10 to boxA nucleates assembly of the antitermination complex), coding for MKGQRIRIKLQGFDYRVIDQSASEIVETAKRSGARVSGPIPLPARIEKLSVNRSPHVDKKSMEQFESRTHKRLIDIIEPTAQTVDELKKLNLPSGVDITINV
- the fusA gene encoding elongation factor P (EF-G; promotes GTP-dependent translocation of the ribosome during translation; many organisms have multiple copies of this gene), which gives rise to MSQVAQAPEITIVTEKSRISKANAKERPFPLEWTRNIGIAAHIDAGKTTTSERILFYSGTVHKMGEVHEGTAVTDWMEQERERGITITAAAISCAWNASCGPWKGIKQRINIIDTPGHVDFTAEVERSMRVLDGAIAVFCAVAGVQPQSETVWRQANKYGVPRIAFINKMDRTGANFFRAIDEMREKLKANAHALFLPIGNEENFTGLVDLVQNCAYIFTDPTDLDLNPTRHPIPADLVDDAKSYRDALIEAVSDFDDALAEKYLDGGEITPEELLPAVRKATISLKFTGVIPGSAFKKKGVQRLLDCVVNYLPNPLDLPPMTGVNSDGEEVFVSADDNNKLAGLAFKLWTDPFVGKLVFYRVYTGRLLKGTSLYNPRTRRSERCSRLLLMRAMDREEIDTAYSGDICALVGVKDVITGDTLCDEDLDIRLEPPSFPEPVISMSIEPNSKADQEKLSTGLQRLVAEDPTLKVKTDADTGQTILSGMGELHLEIIIDRLKREFKVEATSGKPQIAYRETVTGNADGEGKFIRQTGGKGQYGHAVVKIEPNEKGKGVEVINEIVGGVIPKEFIKPTTDGILEGTNNGVVAGYPVVDVKVRIVDGSFHPVDSSEIAFKMAGIFAFKEAMKAAKPILLEPIMGVELTTPEEYQGDLMGDINRRRGTIQGIENKNGAAIVSAHVPLELLFGYVTDIRSLSKGRASASITPSHFEQVPSNLLAKIVESSSRAPARS
- a CDS encoding 30S ribosomal protein S7: MSRRHRATKRNTEPDIRYNSTLVAHLVTVVMQDGKKNLAERIVYGAFEKVSAKLEKGDPVDLLIGAMENARPRLEVKSRRVGGATYQVPIEISYERQESLALRWIVAAASARKGVPMKDALANEIVDAYNNTGGVVKKKEDTHKMAQANRAFAHLRW
- a CDS encoding 30S ribosomal protein S12 codes for the protein MPTINQLVRKGRRQIRVKSKSPALDSNPFRRGVCVQVMTRTPKKPNSAIRKVAKVRLTNGSEVISYIPDEGHNLQEHSIVLVRGGRVKDLPGVRYHIVRGTLDATGVEKRRRSRSKYGVKRPKEKK
- a CDS encoding pyruvate carboxyltransferase; the protein is MTTNPVTFNNTVLRDGHQSLAATRMTTAQMLPALADLDALGFGALETWGGATIDSGLRFLDEFPFDRLDAIKRGTPKTPHMMLLRGQNIVQYENFPDDVVEAFVKMSAKHGMDIFRIFDALNDPRNIATAVRAVIAAGKHAQGVICYTTSPVHNVAGFIKLGLELEKMGCHSICLKDMAGLVPPADAAAIIGGLKAQVKIPVVLHTHETAGLGIPTYLAAINAGVDAVDCSITPFANGTAQPDTLLMMAVLEGNPRRPTYDKERLGRLRAHFTKVYAELEKFTGRKNEVIDTDTLTYQVPGGMLSNFRTQLKDLKMEDRFDEVFAEIPVVRKALGWIPLVTPTSQIVGTQAVLNVKFGRWKNFAPAAMDIALGYYGRPPAPVDPEVQALAAKNTGKPVITCRPADLLKPRMNDLKARLRELGLPDDDEHAVIHAMFPMQLKEHYDRKKKPQPAAAAPAPAASPAVAATVAPVPPAAPRPVAKPAGAAHYALTINNRRTEVIVEEL
- a CDS encoding biotin-(acetyl-CoA carboxylase) ligase; the protein is MTSVTHETALLLPACRVSHFDGWTLHTADRIPSTNPVAGKRLPAWHALRALVQTAAYGRTGRAWTSDPGGLWLSANLPCPGERARWAILPLAAGWAVTGALRELGLRTAGLRLRWPNDIMIGPRKLAGLLVERFTPDTATIGIGLNLTNSPERIDAALTGATARLCDHLPDAACDPDVVLRRILAAIRRAHAMIADPEQGFAPIAADLNAAWSDAPSHVAITLTAALGGATREGHFHGIDADGRLRLAFDDDPVCHFYDATQIELLRERGSLH
- a CDS encoding Na+-transporting methylmalonyl-CoA/oxaloacetate decarboxylase subunit beta, with the protein product MNFHDILNIFQGVTTLLDSDTPILITRIGLIFLGMLLVYLGKKGTLEPLLMIPMGLAMCAVNAGVLFLDPTTAGHIVHGSAPLADPVAQQQAAELAASGQMHGTLFMSPLVEEPTRLIGLMQIDFLQPIFTFAFSNNLIACLVFMGIGVLLDVGFVLARPFLSISMALFCELGTIVTFPIAVAMGFTYGEAASIALVGGADGPMVLFGALKMAKHLLVPITIIAYLYLGLVYGGYPYLIRALIPAKLRGLKMPARPVAKITSGEKLAFAVVACTVLCLLFPSAAPLFFSLFLGVAVREAGLKVFSSMIESVFLYGATMFLGVLLGIMCEASTILDPKVVLLLILGILSLLLSGVGGIIGGYVAYLASGRKINPVIGIAGVSCVPSTAKVVQKEVSKARPDVIVLPEALGANISGVITTAILTGIYVTLIPLLSQ